The sequence below is a genomic window from Armatimonadota bacterium.
TGAACTATGAACGTCAAATTCTCTCCCGAAGCATGGGAAGAATACGTTTCGTGGCAACAAGATGACTTAAAGAAGCTGACCAAAATCAGTAGGTTCATTGCTGAAATTAAGCGAACCCCATACGAGGGCCTAGGAAGTCCCGAAGCTTTGCGGCACGAATTATCCGGCTGGTGGTCTCGTCGCATTGACCAAGAGCAACGCCTCGTGTATCGAGTCGAAAACGACTGCATCGAGATAGTCCAGTGCCGCTATCACTACTAATCGAAACCGACACCCCCGCCTACCCCGTATAATTTCGGTATGGACGCGGATGCGTTGTACCAAGACGTGTACGATAAGTACACCAAGTACATCAACCCCAACCTCGCTCGACTCATGGGCTTCGCCGGATTCGGCGTAGAGATGACCGGCGAAGGATGCTACATCTTTGATCACGAGGGCCGGAAATACCTCGACTGCCTCGGCGGCTACGGCTGCTTCACCTTCGGCCACCGAAATCCCAAAATCGTCGGCGCGGTTCGAGACCAACTCGATCACCTCGCCCTAAGCGGCAAAGCCTTTTTCAGCAAGCAGGCGGCCGATCTCGCCGAAAAGCTGGCGCACATGACGCCGGGCGATCTCCAAATCACCTTCTTCTCGAACAGCGGAACCGAGTCCGTCGAAGCGGCCCTCAAGTTCGCCAAGGCAACCACGGGACGAATGAAAATCGTGTCGACCAACGGAAGCTACCACGGCAAAACCATCGGCGCCCTCTCCACTACCGGACGCGAGAAGTACCGCAAGAAGTTCGAGCCGCTGATGCCGGGTGTCTCCTTCGTCGAATACGGCGACATCAAAGCCCTGTCCACCGCCATCGACGACCAAACCGCCTGCTTCATCGTTGAGCCCATCCAAGGCGAAGGCGGCATCATCGTCCCGCCAGACGGCTACCTCAAGGCTGCGCGCGAAGCCTGCGACAAGCATGGCGCGCTCCTTATCTTCGACGAAGTACAGAGCGGACTTGGCCGTGCCGGATACGTCTTTGCCTGCAACCACGAGGGTGTCGCCCCCGACATCATGACGCTGGCCAAGGCGTTGGGCGGCGGCGTCATTCCCCTCGGAGCCACCATCTTCACCCAAGCGATCTACGACAAGGTCTTTGGCGACAATCCCATGGCCCACACCAGCACCTTCGGCGGCAATCCGCTCGCTTGTGCCGCAGGATTGGCGGCCATGGAGGTTTTGGAAACCGGCGGAATCGTCGAGAACTCCAAAGTCATGGGCGAGCGAATGCTTGCCGGATTTCAAGCGATCAAGGACAAATTCCCGGATCTGATGAAGGAAGTCCGCGGACGGGGCCTCATGATCGGCGTCGAATTCACCATGGACGAAGTCGGCGAGGTCGTCGTCGCCCAGTTGATGAAGCGCGGCGTCTGTGTAGCCTATGCGCTCAACAACCCGCGCGTCCTACGGTTCGAACCGCCGCTCGTCATCAACGCCGACCAGGTCGACTTCGCTCTGCAAGCATTTGAAGAAAGCCTGCAAGAGACCTCCGACCTCTTGGCTGTCCTGGTGTAATGGCTTAGAATTAACCCAGTCTCTGGGTTAGTTCTAACCTTGTTTCTCAACCGTGATTGGCGGATAATGAGGTTATGGTTGGGGCTTGTCTAGCTCTCGTTCTTGCACACCAGCAATATTCATACGGGAACATTCGCTCCCGAGCCGAGTTCGTAAAAGCCATCGACGGTGTCAAAAACGGATGGAGCGAAGACAAAGTTCGTCGTCTTCTTGGTCCTCCAGACCGCATTGTCTTCAGTATTGAAAACAACCGGCAAACCTGGCAGTACGGACTAGATGGGCCAGTCACCTGTCCTACCCTGGGGACCGTCGAAATTGAGGATGGTGTGGTCGACGTTGGGACCCGCAACTTCTTCAAACTGAAGCCCCCACCAACTAGCCTTGTACCAGAGCCTTTGCTTAGGAAGATTCTAAACGTCATGTGGCGACCCAATGACTTCCTTACGCAACTCGACGATGGATCTTCTGAACCGAACGATCCTCTAAGGCTTATCCGGGCCACTAATGCGCTTCAACGGCTAGGCACCGACGGCGCAATCTCGGTCATCAACGAGTACTGCCGAACAGTTCCCCGTAGTATTGGCTTTCCATGGAATGATTCATGGCTCTTTTGGCTAATTCGATGCGCCTTCGTCTCGTCAAATCCCGATTACGTATTTAGACCCCCTCGATTGGGTTCATACGGCGTACCTGACGATTTGAGCACTTGGCCGACGTTCCCCGTAGCCCTGATCAATGACTTCCCTGTAACGGATTTCAACGGAGCCTCCCTGAATGGCAGTCCAGAGCGATTCCTTCATTTCGAGAACTCTGATGGACTCACAATACGCCCCAACGCTCTTCGTCCGCCCGATGATCCATTCCTCATTTATGATGAGGCCATGTCGTTTCCCGGCATGAGCGAGGAAATGCTTCAAAGGGAAATTCTACGTCTTGTTCGAAACGCCTATCGCCCTAAATCGAGGATCGACGGGCCCGTGTCGCGCCAGGAATTCGAAGTGCTCCACAAAGAGTATCGAAGTGTCGGTGGACATTGGGACTCGACTCACGAGCTTTATGCCCGAAAGGACGGAAAGTTCGATCCGGATATGTATATTGATTACAGCGAGCAGTTGGTGGGTTCTTACGACGAAGCTGGCACGACCACAATCGTAGCTTGCCGCCGCCTCGATCGACACCGATGGAAGCTCATTAATATTTGCCTTGAGGCACCAAATATCAGCGTGCCGACATCGTTTGTGGCCGTCCGCCGACAGGACTCTGGCGTACTCGTAAAGGGAGTGCGAACGAGCGGACTAGACGTGCGCGAAATTGAACCCGATCAGTTCTTTGCCAAGTTGGTGCTTGCGCTACATCATGGCGAAGCCGATCGGCAGATCAGTTCGGCAACCATGGAGAGTCAGCCGGGCACTCGCTTTATCGCCGACATTTATGTAGGCCAATCTCTCCGCACTTCGTTTGTGTTTGCGCCATAGGCTAGTGGAAATACTAGGCGCGGTCTTTACACGGAACAAAAATCAGCCATAATAACTAACGACCAATAGAGCGGTGTCCGAGTGGTCGAAGGAGCACGATTGGAAATCGTGTAGGCGGCAACGTCTCGAGGGTTCGAATCCCTCCCGCTCTGCCACTTTCCTTCTCATGATCCCCGAATTGGAAAGCCTTCGAGACAAGCTTGACTCTAGAGAGCAAACCGGTCGAATCCGCATCGATTCTGAATCTGATGAAGCATTCGCCATCGTTCCGACCATCGAAGACACCTTCACCATCAACGCCTCGTATTCCGACGGAACCTACCAAATCGCGGTTGGACCTTGGTACGGCCAGTTCGAGGACATCCAGTCGGCTAGCGCCGTCACCTGTTGGCTCCTGACGCCCTACTACCGGATCGCAACTTCGTACACCCAAGACCAGCCCATCGCCAGTTGGTTAGAAATCTACACCGATGCTGGCTGGGAATCGACCGAGTATGTCTACTTCGAAGATTCCGACTCCATCGAGTCGCCCGTCGATAACGCCGACAAGATCGTCATCCTGACCCAAGCGGTCTTCCTGGACTCGTCCTTCACTGCGTACCATCCGGCGGCACACCTCGATGGCGCTGGCTACCCGCTGGGCACCATCATCGGCGAAACCACCTACGAAATGCGCGAAGATGGTTGGTATCCGACCGGTGTACCCATCGCCGACTAGGCTTCAGGAATCCTAACGACTTCCAAGTCCGTTTTGGCAAAGTCGTCACCCACAAACAAGAGCGGTGTATCAGAAAGCTTAGCCGTGGCGTAAACGATGCAGTCACCAAAATTGAGCTTCGCCGGATGTCGGCCCTTTCCGTATTTCTCGAAGGCAGTCTGGGCAATTGCTAAATGACGGAGACTAAAGTCGGTAACCGTGAAGCCATAGTCTGCCAACGCCCGATCAATCAATTCCTGAGCAGAGTCTCCCAACCTTGGTCGCAGAACAAGAAAAGTCTCAAGAATGGTCGCACTTGAAATCATTGGCTGGATTCCCAAGAGAATCGCTTCGAGCGCTTCCCAGCCGGATTCGCCCATGAGAATCGAAACGAGGACCGATGCGTCAACCGTGGCCAGTTTCATTCGAAAATCGCGTCGAAGTCCTCTTTCGTGATCTTGGTCTGCCTAATCGAGGGATTCTCTTCCCACATTTTCTCAAGCATTCGATGAAACTCCTCAAGACTCTTCCGACGATCGGGAATGCCAAGAACCTGAGCCCGATCTTGAAGCACCTGCCTAATCGCCTCGGTCTTCGAAACGCCCATTGCCTTCGCGACTTCGGTCGCCAGACGCTCGACTTCGGCATTCTTGATATTCAGGCCCATGGTAGAAATTATACCATTTTCTACCATTTTCCCCAACTCAGGTACACTTTCAGTCAGCAATGATTCGAACCGCAATCCACTGCTCTTCGTTCAGTCGAAGTTGAATCTGCCCGGTCAGTTGGCAGAGTGGTTGAATGCGCGTGATTGCTAATCCCGTGAGTCGCAAGGCTCCAAAGGTTCGAATCCTTTACTGACCGCCAAATTTCCCCTAAACCGGAAGCCCTTCTGCTTTCCGCAACCGGTCGATCAACCCGACATCAAACGTCAGCTTCTTACGAATCGGAGCCTTCGGTGGAATCATTCGCCAGAACGGCGTCACTTCCGACTCGCTCTTCCCTTCCACCAGTTCGTCGTGCGCCGCCTCCGAGGCAATCCGCACAAAGATTCCGCAACACATCGGACAGCTCACTTCCGCGCCCGCTTCCGTCGCCAAAGCCTTATTCATTTCCTGCAGAGTCCGCGCCTCGCCTTTGGGAATCGAGCGCATATAGGCATCCACTTGCATCGGCGTCGGTATCAGCATCCGATCTCCTGGCCCCGCGCCTGCATAGGACTTATCCAGAACCTCAACCGCTGGTTGCTTGCCGTTGTTCAGCTTTTCGCGCCAAGTCTTCTTTGCCATCGTCGTACGCGGCAATTATAAATCAATCTTCTGACGTAGAATAGTTAGATATGCCGAAAGCCGTCCCCGAAAGTCAGGGCGAATCGAGGGCGATGTCGACGATCGAACGAAGCCTATTCGAGTCCGAAGTCATCGAACAGATTCGGACCGTTTACGACCCCGAAATTCCGGTCAACGTTTACGATCTCGGGCTGATCTACGATATTCAAATCGACGATCACAAAAATGCGCACGTTCTGATGACACTAACCTCGCCAAGCTGTCCGGTTGCGGGCATCCTCCCTGGCCAGGTCGAGGACGCCGTCAAACAAACGCCCGGCATTGGTCAAGTCACACTCGAACTGACGTGGGATCCGCCGTTCACCATCGAAATGATGAGTGAAGAGGCTAAACTGATTTTGGGGCTCGACTAGATGAAATTTTCCGCGCAAGAAGAATATGGACTACGCTGTCTTATCCAAATCGCCAAGCGAGGCGATGGCGGGAGCGTCACAATTCCGGAGATTTCAAAGCTTGAAGGGTTGACCAGCACCCACGCCGCCAAACTGCTCATGATCCTTCGTAAGGAAGGCTATATCACCAGCGCCCGCGGACAGTCTGGTGGCTATTCGCTGGCCCGAAAGCCAAACGAAATCATGATCGGCGACGTGCTCAACAGTCTCGGCGGCAAGCTTTACGACGCCGAGTTTTGCGGCAAGCACAGCGGCGCACTCGATATCTGTACTCACGCGGTCGATTGCTCGGTACGGAGCCTCTGGCAGGTCATCCAAGGCGCAGTTGATTCCGTTCTCGACCGGCTCACCCTTGCCGACATGCTGGAGAGCCAAAAACCGAACGTCACCTTCTTCGATTCACACCCACGACAAGCCGTCTCGAACAAATGAGCACCCAAACGTTTCCTGTCATTGTCACTCCAACCGCTCTTGAGCAGGTGAAGCGAATCATCGCTAAAGATGGTCGCCCCGACGTCTTCCTTCGCCTTGGCGTGAAAGGCGGCGGCTGTTCGGGTCTGGAGTACGTGATGAAGCTCGACGTCGCTCGCAAGCCGATCGATCTGGAAATGGTCGTCGATGGCATCACGATCGTCTGTGACAGCAAGAGCGCGACCTTCCTCGAAGGCTCGACCTTCGACTACACCGGCAACCTCGTCGGTGGCGGTTTCGCCTTCCAAAACCCCAACGCCGCCCGTAGTTGCGGATGCGGAACCAGCTTCACGCCTCGAACTTAATTCGGGCGCAAAGTCCCAGGACGAACGCCCCACGTATTTGAACCCCAGAAAACGCCCAACGTTAGGCGCTTTCAATCACCAACGAGCAACCATAAAGGCTCCCAGTGAGGTCAGTTCAAATGAAAAGCATTCACATCCTCGTCGCCGCTCTCGCAGTCCTGACGGTTTCTTCGGCCTCGGCTCAAACCACCTCCGTCCAAAAGCATCACCACGCCAACTCGGCCGTTAGCCAAGATCCCAACATGCGTCTCATTCACCACGCGATGGAGGAGATCAGCAAGGGCGAAAAGGCACTCCACAAAGGCCTCCCCATCTACCAAGGCAATCGCGCCAATGCAATGGAACTTGGCCGCATGGCTCATGCCGAACTCGTGATCGGAATGGGCGAGCAGAAGGTCAATGCCCAAGCCAAGTCACCGGACAAGAAGGAAGAGGACAACAAGAGCCCCAAGGGCTACACTGACCAGCAGATCAAGGAGAGCAACGTCCACTTGGTCGTCGGCGGTCACTTTTTCGAAAACGCCATCGCTCTTCTCAATAAAACGACATGGGAAAGCAACGGCCACAAGGCCAACGCCATCGCCGACCTCCAGAGAGCGCTCGACGACCTCAAAGCGGCCCTCGCCCCCTATGGCGGAGCCAGCGCAAATATGCCGAAAGGCGGGTTCAAGCACAGCAAACCCAAGGTGAGCGGCGTAATTAAACCATAGGTCTGTCGTTGACAGACTTCCGGGGCCACCACTCCTCCTCCTTTTGGTGGCCTCACTCTATTTGGCCTGAACAAGCTCGGCCAGACTCTTTCCAAATGGCAGATTCGCCACTTCTTTGGCCCGCCAGCAAGCGCACCCAACACCGTTCTCGCTGAACTCCAAGGGAGGCTCCGATGCGCACTGATCGATTCGTAGCGGGCACCGCGGCGCAAACGAACACTCGCCGGTCAGCTTTGAAAAATCGGGCGGTTGGCCACCGATGCTCTCCAAGCGATCTTGTCCAGCGCGTGGCAACGACATCAGCAATGACCGGGAATATGGATGGGAGGCGTGGCGAAGCACCTGCTCTGCCGATCCGGTCTCGATGATGCGACCGGCGTAGAACAC
It includes:
- a CDS encoding Txe/YoeB family addiction module toxin encodes the protein MNVKFSPEAWEEYVSWQQDDLKKLTKISRFIAEIKRTPYEGLGSPEALRHELSGWWSRRIDQEQRLVYRVENDCIEIVQCRYHY
- a CDS encoding aminotransferase class III-fold pyridoxal phosphate-dependent enzyme: MDADALYQDVYDKYTKYINPNLARLMGFAGFGVEMTGEGCYIFDHEGRKYLDCLGGYGCFTFGHRNPKIVGAVRDQLDHLALSGKAFFSKQAADLAEKLAHMTPGDLQITFFSNSGTESVEAALKFAKATTGRMKIVSTNGSYHGKTIGALSTTGREKYRKKFEPLMPGVSFVEYGDIKALSTAIDDQTACFIVEPIQGEGGIIVPPDGYLKAAREACDKHGALLIFDEVQSGLGRAGYVFACNHEGVAPDIMTLAKALGGGVIPLGATIFTQAIYDKVFGDNPMAHTSTFGGNPLACAAGLAAMEVLETGGIVENSKVMGERMLAGFQAIKDKFPDLMKEVRGRGLMIGVEFTMDEVGEVVVAQLMKRGVCVAYALNNPRVLRFEPPLVINADQVDFALQAFEESLQETSDLLAVLV
- a CDS encoding PIN domain-containing protein encodes the protein MKLATVDASVLVSILMGESGWEALEAILLGIQPMISSATILETFLVLRPRLGDSAQELIDRALADYGFTVTDFSLRHLAIAQTAFEKYGKGRHPAKLNFGDCIVYATAKLSDTPLLFVGDDFAKTDLEVVRIPEA
- a CDS encoding protein transcription factor — protein: MGLNIKNAEVERLATEVAKAMGVSKTEAIRQVLQDRAQVLGIPDRRKSLEEFHRMLEKMWEENPSIRQTKITKEDFDAIFE
- a CDS encoding SUF system Fe-S cluster assembly protein; translated protein: MPKAVPESQGESRAMSTIERSLFESEVIEQIRTVYDPEIPVNVYDLGLIYDIQIDDHKNAHVLMTLTSPSCPVAGILPGQVEDAVKQTPGIGQVTLELTWDPPFTIEMMSEEAKLILGLD
- a CDS encoding Rrf2 family transcriptional regulator, coding for MKFSAQEEYGLRCLIQIAKRGDGGSVTIPEISKLEGLTSTHAAKLLMILRKEGYITSARGQSGGYSLARKPNEIMIGDVLNSLGGKLYDAEFCGKHSGALDICTHAVDCSVRSLWQVIQGAVDSVLDRLTLADMLESQKPNVTFFDSHPRQAVSNK
- a CDS encoding iron-sulfur cluster assembly accessory protein, with the protein product MSTQTFPVIVTPTALEQVKRIIAKDGRPDVFLRLGVKGGGCSGLEYVMKLDVARKPIDLEMVVDGITIVCDSKSATFLEGSTFDYTGNLVGGGFAFQNPNAARSCGCGTSFTPRT